The Georgenia sp. TF02-10 genome window below encodes:
- a CDS encoding proline--tRNA ligase, protein MLLKMSSLFVRTLREDPAEAEVASHRLLVRAGYIRRAAPGIYTWLPLGLKVLAKVERIVREEMDAIGAQEVHFPALLPKEPYEATGRWTEYGPNIFRLRDRKDAEYLLAPTHEEMFTLLVKDLYSSYKDLPLALYQVQTKYRDEARPRAGLLRGREFIMKDAYSFDVDDAGLERSYGLQRQAYQRIFERLGLEYVIVRAMSGAMGGSMSEEFLHPTPVGEDTFVRSPGGYAANVEAVATPVPEAVDAAGLPPAEVLDTPGSTTIETLVAQANRLHPRPDRPWTAADTLKNVVLALTHPDGAREIVVVGLPGDREVDLKRLQAAVEPAEVEPATEADLAARPELVKGYIGPAVLGPNGAARTYDDDGRLTGGAVRYLLDPRVVPGTAWVTGADAEGKHVFGLVAGRDFTADGTIEAAEVRAGDPAPDGSGPLELARGIELGHIFALGRKYASALDLKVLDAGGKAVVVTMGSYGFGVTRALAALAEANHDERGLVWPVQVAPAHVHVLATGKDPEVFATAERLAGELEAAGLEVLYDDRPKVSAGVKFADAELLGVPLAVVVGRGLADGVVEVRRRGTGEREELPPAQAVTRLRALVAEALGREPAGAPA, encoded by the coding sequence GTGCTGCTGAAGATGTCGTCCCTGTTCGTGCGGACCCTCCGGGAGGACCCCGCCGAGGCCGAGGTCGCCTCCCACCGGCTCCTGGTCCGCGCCGGGTACATCCGCCGCGCCGCCCCGGGGATCTACACCTGGCTGCCGCTCGGGCTGAAGGTGCTGGCCAAGGTCGAGCGGATCGTCCGCGAGGAGATGGACGCCATCGGCGCGCAGGAGGTCCACTTCCCCGCGCTGCTGCCCAAGGAGCCCTACGAGGCCACCGGACGGTGGACGGAGTACGGGCCCAACATCTTCCGGCTGCGGGACCGCAAGGACGCCGAGTACCTCCTCGCCCCGACCCACGAGGAGATGTTCACCCTGCTGGTCAAGGACCTGTACTCCTCCTACAAGGACCTCCCGCTCGCCCTGTACCAGGTCCAGACCAAGTACCGGGACGAGGCCCGCCCCCGGGCCGGGCTGCTGCGCGGCCGGGAGTTCATCATGAAGGACGCCTACTCCTTCGACGTCGACGACGCCGGCCTGGAGCGCTCCTACGGCCTGCAGCGGCAGGCCTACCAGCGCATCTTCGAGCGGCTCGGGCTGGAGTACGTCATCGTCAGGGCGATGAGCGGGGCCATGGGCGGGTCCATGAGCGAGGAGTTCCTGCACCCCACCCCGGTCGGGGAGGACACCTTCGTCCGCTCCCCGGGCGGGTACGCCGCCAACGTCGAGGCCGTCGCCACCCCGGTGCCCGAGGCCGTCGACGCCGCCGGCCTGCCCCCGGCCGAGGTGCTCGACACCCCCGGCTCGACGACGATCGAGACCCTCGTCGCCCAGGCCAACCGGCTCCACCCCCGGCCGGACCGGCCGTGGACCGCCGCGGACACCCTGAAGAACGTCGTGCTCGCGCTCACCCACCCCGACGGCGCCCGGGAGATCGTCGTCGTCGGCCTCCCCGGGGACCGGGAGGTGGACCTCAAGCGGCTCCAGGCCGCCGTCGAGCCGGCCGAGGTCGAGCCCGCCACCGAGGCCGACCTGGCCGCCCGGCCCGAGCTGGTCAAGGGGTACATCGGCCCCGCCGTGCTCGGCCCGAACGGCGCCGCCCGGACCTACGACGACGACGGCCGGCTCACCGGCGGGGCGGTGCGCTACCTGCTGGACCCGCGCGTTGTGCCCGGCACCGCCTGGGTGACCGGCGCCGACGCGGAGGGCAAGCACGTCTTCGGCCTGGTCGCGGGCCGGGACTTCACCGCCGACGGCACCATCGAGGCCGCCGAGGTCCGCGCCGGCGACCCGGCCCCGGACGGCTCCGGCCCGCTGGAGCTCGCCCGCGGCATCGAGCTCGGCCACATCTTCGCCCTCGGCCGCAAGTACGCGAGCGCGCTGGACCTGAAGGTCCTGGACGCGGGCGGCAAGGCCGTCGTCGTCACCATGGGCTCCTACGGCTTCGGGGTCACCCGCGCGCTCGCGGCCCTGGCCGAGGCCAACCACGACGAGCGCGGCCTGGTCTGGCCGGTGCAGGTCGCCCCCGCGCACGTCCACGTCCTGGCCACCGGCAAGGACCCGGAGGTCTTCGCCACCGCCGAGCGGCTGGCCGGCGAGCTCGAGGCGGCCGGGCTGGAGGTCCTCTACGACGACCGGCCCAAGGTCTCCGCGGGGGTGAAGTTCGCCGACGCCGAGCTGCTGGGCGTCCCGCTGGCGGTGGTCGTCGGGCGGGGGCTGGCCGACGGGGTGGTCGAGGTGCGCCGGCGCGGCACCGGCGAGCGGGAGGAGCTCCCCCCGGCGCAGGCGGTCACCCGGCTGCGCGCCCTGGTCGCCGAGGCCCTGGGCCGGGAGCCGGCGGGCGCGCCGGCCTGA
- the rimP gene encoding ribosome maturation factor RimP yields MSPARPHEAQGRLRAALAPVVDAAGLLLEDVTVARAGRRTVVRAVVDLPDGPGGVGSDQLSEVSREVSRVLDDVDAVAGSYTLEVTTPGTDRPLTEPRHYRRAVGRLVTLTTTDGRTVTGRLTQTDAGADAPAGAGTETASGGVVLDVDGAADRLPYAQLAGGRVQVELQRPEQA; encoded by the coding sequence ATGAGCCCCGCCCGTCCCCACGAGGCCCAGGGCCGGCTGCGCGCCGCCCTGGCCCCGGTCGTCGACGCCGCGGGCCTCCTGCTCGAGGACGTCACGGTCGCCCGCGCCGGGCGCCGCACCGTCGTCCGCGCCGTCGTGGACCTGCCCGACGGCCCCGGCGGCGTGGGCTCGGACCAGCTCAGCGAGGTCTCCAGGGAGGTCTCCCGGGTGCTGGACGACGTCGACGCCGTCGCCGGCAGCTACACCCTGGAGGTGACCACCCCCGGCACCGACCGCCCGCTGACCGAGCCGCGGCACTACCGCCGCGCCGTCGGCCGGCTGGTCACCCTCACCACGACCGACGGGCGCACCGTCACCGGCCGGCTGACCCAGACCGACGCCGGTGCTGACGCCCCCGCCGGCGCCGGCACCGAGACCGCCAGCGGCGGCGTCGTCCTCGACGTCGACGGCGCGGCGGACCGGCTGCCCTACGCCCAGCTCGCCGGCGGCCGGGTCCAGGTCGAGCTCCAGCGCCCCGAGCAGGCCTGA
- a CDS encoding DNA-formamidopyrimidine glycosylase family protein, producing the protein MPEMPEVEGLAQFLRERAVGRAVSAVEVGAVSALKTFSPAPTALAGRRVTDVARHGKWLDLVTGPGQPAGGAAAGDEPGPAGDEPGPPGDDEPEPAELHLLVHLAKAGWLRWYDAVPATALRPGRSPIALRVRLDDGAGFDLTEAGTRKRLAVHVVARPADVPAVATLGVEPADLTLERLRALLAARNQQVKGLLRDQSVIAGIGNAYSDEILHAARMSPFALTRTFDDDASARLHTAIGEVLRAAVAAAAGRPAADLKDAKRRGMRVHGRTGQPCPVCGDTVREVSFADSALQYCPTCQTEGKVLADRRMSRLLR; encoded by the coding sequence GTGCCCGAGATGCCGGAGGTCGAGGGGCTCGCCCAGTTCCTGCGCGAGCGGGCCGTGGGGCGTGCCGTCAGCGCCGTGGAGGTCGGCGCGGTCAGCGCGCTGAAGACCTTCTCCCCCGCGCCCACCGCGCTGGCCGGGCGGCGGGTGACGGACGTGGCCCGGCACGGCAAGTGGCTCGACCTGGTGACCGGGCCCGGGCAGCCAGCCGGCGGGGCGGCGGCCGGCGACGAGCCTGGGCCGGCCGGCGACGAGCCTGGGCCGCCCGGCGACGACGAGCCCGAGCCGGCAGAGCTGCACCTGCTCGTCCACCTGGCCAAGGCCGGCTGGCTGCGGTGGTACGACGCCGTCCCCGCCACCGCCCTGCGGCCCGGCCGCTCCCCGATCGCCCTGCGGGTCCGGCTGGACGACGGCGCCGGCTTCGACCTCACCGAGGCCGGGACGCGCAAGCGCCTCGCCGTCCACGTGGTGGCCCGGCCGGCGGACGTTCCGGCGGTGGCGACGCTCGGCGTCGAGCCGGCCGACCTGACCCTGGAGCGGCTGCGGGCGCTGCTGGCGGCCCGGAACCAGCAGGTCAAGGGGCTGCTGCGGGACCAGTCGGTGATCGCCGGCATCGGCAACGCCTACTCCGACGAGATCCTGCACGCCGCCCGGATGAGCCCGTTCGCCCTCACCCGCACCTTCGATGACGACGCCTCGGCGCGGCTGCACACGGCCATCGGCGAGGTGCTCCGGGCCGCCGTGGCGGCGGCGGCCGGCCGCCCGGCCGCGGATCTCAAGGACGCCAAGCGGCGCGGCATGCGCGTGCACGGGCGCACCGGGCAGCCGTGCCCGGTGTGCGGGGACACGGTGCGGGAGGTGTCCTTCGCCGACTCGGCCCTGCAGTACTGCCCGACCTGCCAGACCGAGGGGAAGGTCCTGGCCGACCGGCGGATGTCCAGGCTGCTGCGCTGA
- a CDS encoding GNAT family N-acetyltransferase, which yields MVIEVRPATVFADVRTMVGPKRPDANVCWCLSYRLPAKENRELSGPARAERVRELVAQDPPPGVLAYDGEEVVGWAAVHPRAGTSFARNRRIPRVGDVEPWSVWCIRVRPGHRSTGISHHLLDGAVAFARANGALAVEGYPVDNQGQKVDLTMAYVGTRRLFERAGFTKAADTQSVLNGFPRVLMWRDLR from the coding sequence ATGGTGATCGAGGTGCGTCCGGCGACGGTGTTCGCGGACGTGCGCACGATGGTCGGGCCCAAGCGGCCGGACGCGAACGTCTGCTGGTGCCTGAGCTACCGCCTGCCGGCGAAGGAGAACCGCGAGCTGAGCGGGCCCGCGCGGGCCGAGCGCGTCCGGGAGCTGGTGGCGCAGGACCCGCCGCCCGGCGTGCTCGCCTACGACGGCGAGGAGGTCGTCGGCTGGGCGGCGGTGCACCCGCGCGCCGGCACGAGCTTCGCCCGGAACCGCAGGATCCCCCGGGTCGGGGACGTCGAGCCGTGGTCGGTGTGGTGCATCCGGGTACGGCCCGGGCACCGCAGCACGGGGATCTCGCACCACCTGCTCGACGGCGCCGTCGCCTTCGCCCGGGCGAACGGTGCGCTCGCCGTCGAGGGGTACCCGGTCGACAACCAGGGCCAGAAGGTCGACCTGACGATGGCCTACGTCGGGACCCGGCGGCTGTTCGAGCGGGCCGGGTTCACCAAGGCGGCCGACACCCAGTCCGTGCTGAACGGCTTCCCGCGCGTGCTGATGTGGCGCGACCTGCGCTGA
- the nusA gene encoding transcription termination factor NusA produces MDIDMTALRLIESERGISLDVLVEAIEEALLLAYQRTPGAMPQARVELDRRTGRVTVLATELDEEGNAVGEFDDTPSGFGRIATATARSVIVQRLRSAEDEQVMGTLRDKTGELVSGVVQQGRDPRTVLVDIGDVEAVLPAHEQVPTERYVHGDRLRCYVLDVARGPKGPSVTLSRTHPNLVRKLFALEVPEVADGSVEITALAREAGHRTKMAVRATVPGLNAKGACIGPMGQRVRAVMAELGGEKIDIVDHSDDPATFVANALSPARVSSVEVVDPVAKAARVVVPDFQLSLAIGKEGQNARLAARLTGWRIDIHPDIEDAAVGTSAVPTAAGAAPRGQRLAAADQVPASSTSQEDDDADRRG; encoded by the coding sequence ATGGACATCGACATGACAGCGCTGCGGCTCATCGAGAGCGAGCGCGGGATCAGCCTCGACGTCCTCGTCGAGGCCATCGAGGAGGCGCTGCTGCTGGCCTACCAGCGCACACCCGGCGCGATGCCGCAGGCCCGGGTCGAGCTCGACCGGCGCACCGGCCGGGTGACGGTGCTGGCCACCGAGCTCGACGAGGAGGGCAACGCCGTCGGCGAGTTCGACGACACCCCCTCCGGCTTCGGCCGCATCGCCACCGCCACCGCCCGCTCGGTCATCGTCCAGCGCCTGCGCAGCGCCGAGGACGAGCAGGTGATGGGCACCCTGCGCGACAAGACCGGCGAGCTGGTCTCCGGCGTCGTGCAGCAGGGCCGGGACCCGCGCACCGTGCTGGTCGACATCGGTGACGTCGAGGCGGTGCTGCCCGCGCACGAGCAGGTGCCCACCGAGCGCTACGTGCACGGGGACCGGCTGCGCTGCTACGTCCTGGACGTCGCCCGCGGCCCGAAGGGCCCCTCGGTCACCCTCTCGCGCACCCACCCCAACCTCGTCCGCAAGCTCTTCGCGCTGGAGGTGCCCGAGGTCGCCGACGGGTCGGTTGAGATCACCGCGCTGGCCCGCGAGGCCGGCCACCGCACCAAGATGGCGGTGCGGGCCACCGTGCCCGGGCTGAACGCCAAGGGCGCGTGCATCGGCCCGATGGGCCAGCGGGTCCGGGCGGTCATGGCCGAGCTGGGCGGGGAGAAGATCGACATCGTCGACCACTCCGACGACCCGGCCACCTTCGTCGCCAACGCCCTCTCCCCGGCCCGGGTGAGCAGCGTGGAGGTCGTCGACCCGGTCGCCAAGGCCGCGCGCGTCGTCGTCCCGGACTTCCAGCTCTCCCTCGCGATCGGCAAGGAGGGGCAGAACGCCCGGCTGGCCGCCCGGCTGACCGGCTGGCGCATCGACATCCACCCCGACATCGAGGACGCCGCGGTGGGCACGTCGGCCGTGCCGACGGCGGCCGGTGCCGCCCCGCGCGGCCAGCGCCTGGCCGCCGCAGACCAGGTCCCCGCGTCATCCACGTCACAGGAGGACGACGACGCGGACCGACGGGGGTAG
- the ispG gene encoding flavodoxin-dependent (E)-4-hydroxy-3-methylbut-2-enyl-diphosphate synthase, whose product MPTVKEPPPVLAPRRQTRKIRVGPVEVGGDAPVSVQSMTTTKTHDINATLQQIAELTAAGCDIVRVACPTDKDAEALPIIAKKSQIPVIADIHFQPKYVFAAIEAGCGGVRVNPGNIRKFDDKVKEIARAASDAGVSLRIGVNAGSLDPRLLQKHGKATAEALVESAVWEASLFEEHDFHDFKISVKHHDPVVMVQAYQQLAARGDWPLHLGVTEAGPAFQGTVKSATAFGALLSQGIGDTIRVSLSAPPVEEVKVGNQILESLNLRPRKLEIVSCPSCGRAQVDVYELADSVTAGLEGLTVPLRVAVMGCVVNGPGEAREADLGVASGNGKGQIFVRGEVIKTVPEEQIVETLIAEANRLAGEMGLPDGDAARAGASPVVTVG is encoded by the coding sequence ATGCCGACCGTCAAGGAGCCGCCGCCCGTGCTGGCTCCCCGGCGCCAGACCCGCAAGATCCGGGTCGGCCCGGTCGAGGTCGGGGGGGACGCGCCGGTCTCCGTGCAGTCCATGACCACCACGAAGACGCACGACATCAACGCCACCCTCCAGCAGATCGCCGAGCTCACCGCCGCCGGCTGCGACATCGTCCGGGTCGCCTGCCCCACGGACAAGGACGCCGAGGCGCTGCCGATCATCGCCAAGAAGTCCCAGATCCCGGTGATCGCGGACATCCACTTCCAGCCCAAGTACGTCTTCGCCGCCATCGAGGCGGGCTGCGGCGGCGTCCGGGTCAACCCGGGCAACATCCGCAAGTTCGACGACAAGGTCAAGGAGATCGCCCGCGCGGCCTCCGACGCCGGGGTCTCGCTGCGGATCGGCGTCAACGCCGGGTCGCTGGACCCGCGGCTGCTGCAGAAGCACGGCAAGGCCACCGCCGAGGCGCTGGTGGAGTCCGCGGTGTGGGAGGCCTCGCTGTTCGAGGAGCACGACTTCCACGACTTCAAGATTTCCGTCAAGCACCACGACCCAGTGGTGATGGTGCAGGCCTACCAGCAGCTCGCCGCCCGCGGGGACTGGCCGCTGCACCTGGGCGTGACCGAGGCCGGCCCCGCCTTCCAGGGCACCGTCAAGTCCGCGACCGCCTTCGGGGCGCTGCTGTCCCAGGGCATCGGGGACACCATCCGGGTCTCCCTCTCCGCCCCGCCGGTGGAGGAGGTCAAGGTCGGCAACCAGATCCTGGAGTCGCTGAACTTGCGCCCGCGCAAGCTCGAGATCGTCTCCTGCCCCTCCTGCGGGCGGGCCCAGGTGGACGTCTACGAGCTGGCCGACTCCGTCACCGCCGGCCTGGAGGGCCTCACCGTCCCGCTCCGGGTGGCGGTCATGGGCTGCGTCGTCAACGGCCCGGGGGAGGCCCGCGAGGCGGACCTCGGGGTGGCGTCCGGCAACGGCAAGGGCCAGATCTTCGTCCGCGGCGAGGTGATCAAGACCGTCCCGGAGGAGCAGATCGTCGAGACGCTGATCGCCGAGGCCAACCGGCTGGCCGGGGAGATGGGCCTTCCCGACGGCGACGCCGCCCGGGCCGGTGCCTCACCGGTCGTCACGGTCGGCTGA
- a CDS encoding GNAT family N-acetyltransferase has translation MVPGLGGSDDGHWQSVRERELGSAAGRLRPRSWDAPEQADWFDALDRQVGADTFVVAHSLGCLAVSAWLANRGRDAAVGAFLVAPPDRSGPDFPPQARSFHPARAALPVPVTVVAPSDAPFVGLEEARTLAQRWGAAFVEAGAVGHVNAANGLGAWDSGRAELNAFLASLRLGPSAGPAVRVERADVYDDDVRRLIEEHLRDMHATSPAESVHALALTELAHPGITLWAARDKADMLLGIAALKHLAAGAGELKSMRTVTTARNTGVAARLLRHAVGEAMARGYDRLLLETGTQDYFAPARRLYARTGFHEVGPFADYTPDPNSVFMELGLELHRPSLP, from the coding sequence ATGGTGCCTGGCCTCGGCGGGTCTGATGACGGTCACTGGCAGAGCGTGCGGGAGCGCGAGCTGGGCTCTGCGGCCGGCCGCCTCCGGCCGCGCTCGTGGGACGCGCCCGAGCAGGCGGACTGGTTCGACGCGCTCGATCGCCAGGTGGGCGCGGACACGTTCGTGGTCGCGCACAGCCTCGGGTGCCTCGCGGTGAGTGCCTGGCTCGCCAACAGGGGCCGGGATGCGGCGGTGGGGGCTTTCCTTGTCGCGCCGCCGGACCGCAGCGGACCCGACTTCCCGCCCCAAGCCCGCTCGTTCCATCCTGCTCGCGCGGCGCTGCCGGTCCCGGTCACCGTGGTCGCACCATCCGACGCCCCGTTCGTTGGGCTCGAGGAGGCAAGAACCCTCGCTCAGCGGTGGGGTGCGGCGTTCGTCGAGGCGGGCGCGGTTGGGCACGTCAACGCCGCGAACGGCCTGGGCGCGTGGGACTCGGGGAGGGCCGAGCTGAACGCCTTCCTCGCATCGTTGCGGCTGGGACCCTCGGCGGGACCCGCGGTCCGCGTGGAGCGGGCTGACGTGTACGACGACGACGTACGCCGGCTCATCGAGGAGCACCTTCGGGACATGCACGCCACGTCACCCGCCGAGAGTGTTCACGCTCTGGCGCTGACCGAGCTGGCGCATCCCGGCATCACCCTCTGGGCCGCCCGCGACAAGGCGGACATGCTTCTCGGCATCGCCGCGCTCAAGCACCTCGCGGCAGGTGCAGGCGAGCTGAAGTCGATGCGCACCGTCACCACGGCGCGCAACACCGGTGTGGCCGCACGGCTCCTGCGCCACGCGGTCGGTGAGGCGATGGCACGCGGGTACGACCGCCTCCTGCTGGAGACGGGAACCCAGGACTACTTCGCCCCCGCCCGCCGCCTCTACGCGAGGACGGGATTTCACGAGGTCGGACCGTTCGCCGACTACACGCCTGACCCCAACAGCGTCTTCATGGAGCTCGGGCTAGAGCTGCACCGGCCGAGCCTGCCGTGA
- a CDS encoding DUF4081 domain-containing GNAT family N-acetyltransferase, giving the protein MALWRRQDPAVRSLGGADRAAALELCRRDPVGAVLAAVQVEALGQPAPPGTALLGVVDGDRLDALCWAGSNLVPVGVRGAAADVLAEHLLRRSRRCSSIVGPADQVLELWDLLAATWSRPREVRADQPSMVLDGDPAVPADPEVRLGAPADLPHVLPASVAMFTEEVGYDPTVTGGAYAARVAELLAAGRTYLRVETAADGTPEVVFKADVGALAVGVAQVQGVWVHPERRGAGLGAAGMAAVVADVRRRLAPTVSLYVNRYNTPALAAYRRVGFREVGSYATVLF; this is encoded by the coding sequence GTGGCGCTGTGGCGCCGGCAGGACCCGGCGGTGCGCAGCCTCGGCGGCGCGGACCGGGCGGCCGCCCTGGAGCTGTGCCGGCGTGACCCGGTCGGCGCGGTGCTCGCCGCCGTCCAGGTCGAGGCCCTCGGCCAGCCCGCCCCGCCCGGCACGGCCCTGCTCGGGGTGGTCGACGGCGACCGGCTCGACGCGCTGTGCTGGGCCGGGTCCAATCTCGTGCCCGTCGGGGTGCGCGGGGCCGCGGCGGACGTGCTGGCCGAGCACCTGCTCCGGCGCAGCCGCCGGTGCTCCTCCATCGTCGGCCCCGCCGACCAGGTGCTGGAGCTGTGGGACCTGCTCGCCGCCACCTGGAGCCGGCCCCGGGAGGTCCGCGCCGACCAGCCCTCGATGGTCCTCGACGGCGACCCGGCGGTGCCCGCCGACCCCGAGGTCCGGCTCGGCGCCCCCGCGGACCTGCCGCACGTGCTGCCGGCCTCGGTGGCCATGTTCACCGAGGAGGTGGGCTACGACCCGACGGTGACCGGCGGGGCGTACGCGGCGCGGGTGGCCGAGCTCCTCGCCGCCGGGCGCACCTACCTGCGGGTGGAGACCGCCGCGGACGGCACCCCCGAGGTGGTCTTCAAGGCCGACGTCGGCGCGCTCGCCGTCGGCGTGGCCCAGGTGCAGGGCGTGTGGGTGCATCCCGAGCGGCGTGGGGCCGGGCTCGGCGCGGCCGGCATGGCGGCCGTGGTCGCCGACGTCCGGCGCCGGCTCGCCCCCACGGTCTCCCTCTACGTCAACCGCTACAACACCCCCGCGCTCGCGGCGTACCGCCGGGTGGGGTTCCGCGAGGTCGGCAGCTACGCCACCGTGCTGTTCTGA
- a CDS encoding RIP metalloprotease codes for MEFVVGVLILLVGLVVSIALHEIGHLVPAKRFGVLVPQYMVGFGKTLWSRTVRGTEYGIKALPLGGYVRMVGMYPPARRAERTRPDGRPTLVQEARAAALEEVPPGQEHRTFYRLSVPRKLVVMLGGPTMNLLISAVLLAVIATGLGVGQNTTTLGAVQECLPAQTTAADADDAGTAAGTAECTPADPAAPGAAAGLRPGDQVLAWGGTPVDSWADISAAIAAGPAAPTEVTVERDGQRLTLTVTPALAERPVLGDDGQPVRGEDGEVRTEQRPFVGIGPTFALVRQPLSAVPGLVWDTFTGTVEVLLTLPQRLVDIAQAAFGAEERDPSVVGLVGVGRFAGEIASVEGEGYGLAERSADMLSLLVSLNMALFVFNLIPLLPLDGGHVAGALWEGGRRAVARVRDRSDPGPVDTARMLPVTYAVVAVMLGMSVLLAYADIVRPVTLG; via the coding sequence GTGGAGTTCGTCGTCGGGGTGCTCATCCTCCTCGTGGGCCTCGTCGTCTCGATCGCGCTGCACGAGATCGGCCACCTCGTCCCCGCCAAGCGCTTCGGGGTGCTCGTGCCGCAGTACATGGTCGGCTTCGGCAAGACGCTGTGGTCCAGGACCGTGCGGGGGACCGAGTACGGCATCAAGGCGCTGCCGCTGGGCGGCTACGTCCGGATGGTCGGGATGTACCCCCCGGCGCGCCGGGCCGAGCGGACCCGCCCGGACGGCCGGCCCACCCTGGTGCAGGAGGCGCGCGCGGCCGCCCTCGAGGAGGTCCCGCCGGGCCAGGAGCACCGCACCTTCTACCGGCTGAGCGTGCCCCGCAAGCTGGTCGTCATGCTCGGCGGCCCGACGATGAACCTGCTCATCTCGGCGGTGCTGCTTGCCGTCATCGCGACCGGGCTCGGCGTGGGGCAGAACACCACGACGCTCGGCGCCGTCCAGGAGTGCCTGCCCGCCCAGACGACCGCCGCCGACGCCGACGACGCCGGCACCGCTGCCGGCACCGCGGAGTGCACCCCCGCCGACCCGGCCGCCCCCGGCGCGGCCGCCGGCCTGCGCCCGGGCGACCAGGTGCTGGCCTGGGGCGGGACGCCGGTGGACAGCTGGGCGGACATCTCGGCCGCGATCGCCGCCGGGCCCGCCGCCCCCACCGAGGTCACCGTGGAGCGGGACGGGCAGCGCCTGACGCTCACCGTCACCCCGGCGCTGGCCGAGCGGCCCGTCCTCGGCGACGACGGCCAGCCGGTCCGGGGGGAGGACGGGGAGGTCCGCACCGAGCAGCGGCCCTTCGTCGGGATCGGGCCGACCTTCGCCCTGGTCCGCCAGCCGCTGAGCGCGGTGCCCGGGCTGGTCTGGGACACCTTCACCGGCACCGTCGAGGTGCTGCTCACGCTGCCGCAGCGGCTCGTCGACATCGCCCAGGCCGCGTTCGGCGCCGAAGAGCGCGACCCCTCCGTCGTCGGGCTGGTCGGCGTCGGCCGGTTCGCCGGGGAGATCGCCTCGGTCGAGGGCGAGGGGTACGGGCTGGCCGAGCGGAGCGCCGACATGCTCTCCCTGCTCGTCTCGCTGAACATGGCCCTGTTCGTCTTCAACCTCATCCCGCTGCTGCCGCTGGACGGCGGGCACGTCGCCGGGGCGCTGTGGGAGGGTGGTCGGCGGGCGGTCGCCCGGGTGCGGGACCGGTCCGACCCCGGCCCGGTGGACACCGCCCGGATGCTGCCGGTGACCTACGCCGTCGTCGCCGTCATGCTGGGCATGAGCGTGCTGCTCGCCTACGCCGACATCGTCCGGCCGGTGACCCTCGGCTGA